From the Alkaliphilus flagellatus genome, the window CTGTATTGTAGTTACCTCTATAGATACATTTCTTTTAAGACTACCGCCTCCCAATTCCTATACTAAAAATCAAATAATCTTTAATGTAGGAGAAACTGTTGACTTAGCAAAGGTAATAGAAATATTTGTTCTTCAGGGTTATGAAAGAATGGATATAGTAGAAGAAAGAGGACAGTTTAGTATTAGAGGAGATATTATAGATATTTTCCCAGGTTCTGCGGAAGCACCTTTAAGAATCGAGTTATTTGGTGATGAAATAGATTCTATTCGCAAATTTCAAGTAGATACCCAAAGATCTATGGATAAGGTGGATTCCGTAAAAGTCTATGCGGCAAAGGAAACAACTATAGAAGCTTTTAACTCGGAAGAAGTAATTGCTAAATTGCATGAAGATTATAAAATAATTAACAAAAAGCTAGATAAAGAAGCTAAGAAAATACTAAAAGAAAAGATTGACGAAACAATAGAAAAATTAAAAGAACTAGGTAATTTCAAAGGGATAGAGAAGTTTTTACCCTATATATATGAAAAATCAACTTCTCTTTTAAACTATTTTCCAGAAGAAGCAGTTTTTCTACTAGATGAACCAAGTCGTTTAAGAGAAAAAGCTGAGGGGCATATAGAAGAATTTCGTGAAAGTTTCAAAGTCCTTATGGAAAGAGGAGAAGTGCTTCCAAGCCAAGGTAAGCTTCTACTTTCCTATAATGAGATAATAGGTGAGTTGCAGAAATACAAATTGGTTGCATTAAGTTTATTACCTAAGGCCATTATAGATTTTCCACCTAAGGAAATTATTAATTTCGATACAAGGCCTATGCAATCCTTCCATGGTAAAATTGACTTCCTAGTAAATGAGATACAACGACTACAGTATAAAGGCTATAAAATAGCATTGGTCCCTGGTACAAAAGAGAGGGCACTTAGACTACTAGAACTTTTAAAAGATAGGGGAATAAATGCAGAGTTTGTTGTAACCCCTAGAGAAGATCTAGTTACAGGCCAGGTGATCATTTTACAGGGTAATTTGCGTAGGGGCTTCGAGTATGTAAAAAATAAGTATGTACTTATAACAGATTATGAAATTTATGGAGTCCATAAACAGCAGAGAAAAACAACCAAGAGAAAAGATGCTTCTCCAATTAAATCATTTATAGACTTAAATGTAGGAGACTATGTAGTGCATGAAGGTCATGGTATTGGAAAGTATATTGGAATAGAAGAGCTTAAAGTAGAGGGAGTAAAAAAGGACTATTTAAAAATTCGTTATTCAGGTGAAGGATTTCTATATGTACCTACAGATCAAATGGATCTTATTCAAAAATATATTGGAAGCGATGATGCACCACCAAAACTAAATAAGCTAGGTGGTACAGAATGGGCTAAAACAAAGACAAAAGTTAAAAAGGCTATAGAAGATATGGCAGGGGATTTGTTGAAGCTCTATGCAGAGAGAGAAAAGACAAAGGGGTATGCATTTAGCAAGGATACAGAATGGCAAAAACAATTTGAAGACCTCTTTCCCTACGAAGAAACTCCAGATCAGCTAAGATGTATCGATGAAGTAAAATTAGATATGGAACGAGAGAGAGCTATGGATCGTCTACTATGTGGAGATGTGGGTTACGGTAAGACGGAAGTAGCTATTCGTGCTGCCTTTAAGGCCGTAGCAGATAGTAAGCAGGTAGCATTTTTAGTACCTACAACTATTTTGGCACAGCAGCATTATAATACATTTAAACAAAGATTTTCAGGCTTCCCTGTAAATGTGGAAATGCTTAGTCGATTTAAGGCTCCTTCAGCACAAAAACAAATTTTAGAGGATGTGAGAACTGGAAACGTAGATATTCTTATTGGAACCCATAGACTATTATCTAGGGATGTACAATTTAAGGATTTAGGACTTCTTATAGTGGACGAAGAGCAGCGTTTTGGTGTAAAGCATAAGGAAGCTTTAAAACAGTTAAAAAAATCTATAGACGTGTTAACATTAACTGCTACACCAATACCTAGAACCTTGCATATGTCTATGATTGGTATACGAGATATGAGTGTTATTGAAGAGCCACCAGAGGAGCGATTTCCTGTCCAAACTTATGTACTTTCATATAGTGAGGCTATGGTTGTAGATGCAATTACAAGAGAGCTATCTAGAGGTGGCCAGGTATATTACGTATATAATAGAGTACAAAATATCCACCAAGTAGCCAATAGACTGGCACAGTTAGTACCTCAAAGTAGAATTGCTGTAGGACATGGGCAAATGTCAGAGAGGGAATTAGAAAAAATAATGCTAGATTATATGAATGGAGAATACGATATATTGGTAAGTACAACCATTATAGAAACGGGACTCGATATTTCCAATGTTAATACAATAATAATTCACGATGCAGACAAGTTAGGGCTTTCTCAGCTATATCAGCTACGGGGAAGGGTAGGTAGATCCTATAGACAGGGGTATGCTTATTTGATGTATGAAAAAGACAAAGTACTTTCTGAAGTAGCAGAAAAACGACTTAAAGCTATTAAAGAATTTACTGAATTTGGATCAGGATTTAAAATAGCTATGCGAGATCTTGAAATACGTGGTGCAGGTAATCTTCTTGGTGGAGAACAGCATGGGCATATGGCTGCAATAGGATATGACTTGTATGTTAAGCTTCTAGAGGAAACGGTGGGAGAATTAAGGGGAGAATATTCCGAAAAGTTCGAAGACACTACTATAGAGCTTAACGTAAACGCATATATTTCAGAAAAATATATTAATAACCAAAGTCACAAAATAGAAATATACAAAAAAATTGCATCCATACGAAATATAGAAGATATGTATAAAATAGAAGAGGAAATTGAAGATCGTTTTGGAGATATACCTTTAAGCATACGTAATCTTCTCCTAATTTCATATATTAAAGCTATGGCGAAATCCTTAAAAGTTTTAGCTATTACCCAAAAAGATAAGGATATTCGTATTCAATTTAAGGACGGTAGTATGCTAAAACCAGAGGGTATCGGAAATGTACTCCACAAATATAATAGGAAAGTAACTTTTAATGCCACAGCTCAGCCATATTTTATTTATAAAGTACTTACAATGGACCAATACAAGATGTTAACAGAGCTAAAGGATATTATAGAAAAAATTAGTGGTTTTCAAGCTGGTACAAATTAGTTATAATATAAGTTAGTATAGTTAAAATGATAGGAGATGATAAGGTTGACATTTAATATGAAGAATAAGCTTACAGTATTGGTCGCCGCACTACTTATAATGGCTATAGTAGTTACTGGATGTTCTAAAACCCCAGCCCTAGGTGATGGAGAAGTGGCTATTGTTGGTAGTACAAGAGTTTCTGAAGAAGAGTATAATAGATTATTAGACTATTATTTATCAATAGCTCGTGCACAATATAATTTAACAGATGACATGTTAAACACAGATGAAGGTACAGGTATGACCCTATTAGATACATTAAAAACTAATGTGCTAGATATTATTGTTTTAACAGAAGTAATAGCTACAAAGGCAGAAGAAAATAATATTACAGTAGACGAAGCAGAACTTAAAGAACTATATGAACAAAATCACTTAAAAATGATGGAAGAAGATGAGGATTATAAAAAGCTTATTGAGGAGAACAATCTTGATGAGACATTTATAAAAGATCAAATGAGAAAAGATCTACTAGGCTATAAGTATAAACAATTTTATTTAGATAAAACAGAAATTGCTGATGAAGCTGCAAAAACATTCTACGATGAAAATAGTGATATTTTCCATTCGGAGCAAGTAAAAGCAAAGCATATTTTATTAGATGATGAAAATACAGCTAAAGATATTATTAAAAAGCTTGAGGCTGGAGAAGACTTTGCAGAGCTTGCAAAAGAACATTCTACAGATCCTACTGCAAAGGAAAATGGTGGAGAATTAGGATACTTCCAAAAGGGAGAAATGGTACCAGAATTTGAAGAAGCAGCTTTCTCATTAGAAATCGGAAAGATAAGTGAGCCAGTTAAATCAAGCTTTGGATACCATATTATTATAGTAGAAGATAAGAGAGAAGAAAATACAGAATTTGAAGAAGCAAAAGATCAAATTAAAACTTATCTTAAAGAATTAGACTATGAAAAACATATGGATGAAGCAATAAAGAAAGCAAATGTAGTTAAAAAAGAAAAATTATAGTAAATAGTAATCCCTTTATTACAAAAAAAGTAATAAGGGGATATTTTTTTAAAAACTTTCATCTTATGAATAAAAAACCACTATTGGTAAAATAATAGTATTACTACAGGATATATTTTACTTAAACTTAGGAGGGAGTTATATTGAAAGCAACTGGTATAGTAAGAAGAATAGATGATCTGGGAAGAGTGGTTATTCCTAAGGAAATTAGAAGAACACTTAGAATTCGAGAAGGTGACCCTCTAGAAATTTTTACTGGGAGGGATGGGGAAGTAATTTTAAAGAAATATTCCCCAATTGGAGAGTTAAGCGAATTTGCCACAGAATATGCCGAATCCCTTCATGAAGCATTACAACATAATGCCATAATAACTGATAGAGATACAATTATAGCTGTATCTGGTGTATCAAAAAAAGATTACTTAGAAAAAAGAGTTAGTAAGTCTTTGGAAAAAATTATGGAAGAAAGAGAAACATTTGTTGCTAATCAAGGTGATAGAATGATAACCTTTGCAATAGATGAGAGCGACGAAGGAAAATATACTGCACAAGTTATAGCACCAATTGTTACCCATGGCGATCCTATAGGCACTGTTATATTATGCTCTAAGGATAAAGGGGTAACTATGGGAGAAGTTGAAAAGAAAATAGCTACAACAGCCGCTGCTTTTCTATCCAAACAAATGGAATAATAAACAAACACAAGTCCCCTGGTTCTTCCCAGGGGATGATTTTTTTGCTATAATATAATAATAATTTTATTAAACTGTAACAATACTTTTGTTGTAGTATAGAAATACTGTAGTATAATAAATAGTGTACCTCGTCAATATTAAAGACGAGGTTTTCTATAGCTGATAATTTTTTATTGTTAGTGAAATATATAGTTAACTGGAATTAGGAGGAAAAAGGATGAAAAAAGATACCTTTCTAAAAGGTGCATTTATTTTGGGGATGGCTGGAATTTTAGTTAAAATAGTAGGAGCATTTTTTAGAATACCACTTGTAAATATTATAGGTTCAGAAGGTGTAGGGTATTACCAGGTGGCATATCCTATATATACATTTTTATTATCATTTTCAGCAGCAGGATTTCCAACGGCAATTTCAAAGCTAGTTTCAGAAAAAAGAGCTAGAGGGAATATAAGAGGAGGCCATAGAGTTTTTCAAGTTTCCTTCGGTATTTTAGCTGTGTTAGGTCTAGTAAGCTTCTTGGTTTTAGGCCTAGGTGCACGCTTTTTAGTTGATCACTTTATTAAAAGTCCAAGCTCATATTATTCTGTACTTGCACTAGCCCCAGCCCTATTATTTATACCATTGATGGCAGCCTATAGAGGCTATTTTCAAGGGCTAAAAGATATGACTCCTACTGCTGTTTCACAAGTAATAGAGCAGATAGGAAGGGTAGTACTAGGTTTAGGTTTAGCTACTTTCCTATTAAGTCGTGGAACTGAATATGCAGCGGCTGGTGCTTCCTTTGGAGCTACCGCTGGAGGTATTGCAGGATTAATAACTATGCTTGTTATATATTTTAGACAGAAGAATAAGATCTTTTCAGAATTTCAACCTATAGAACAATATGAAGAAGAATCTGTAGGTACAATAACTAAAGACTTATTAAGAATTGCACTGCCTATTACTATCGGAGCAGCTGTGCTGCCTTTAATCAATATGATAGACTCAATGGTTGTACTAAGAAGACTTCAAGCTATTGGTTTTAGCTATGAGCAGGCAAATAGTCTTTTTGGTCAGTTAACTGGTATGGCTGTTACATTAATTCAACTTCCACCAGTATTAACTGCGGCATTATCAATGAGTATTGTACCAGTTATTGCAGAATCTATGGTTAAAAATGAGATTAAGTCTGTACAAAGTGATATAAAATCAGCATTTCGTGTATCTTTACTAATTGGGCTTCCATCTTTTGTAGGATTAGCTGTACTATCAACTCCAATTATGACTATGCTTTTCCCTAAAGAGCCTGCTTCCGCCGGACAAGTTTTATTATTTTTATCCTTTGCAACATTATCATTATCATTGGTTCAAACATTAACTGGCATACTGCAGGGTGTCGGTAAGCCAGAAATCCCTGTTCGTAATCTTCTGATTGGTGCTCTTTCAAAGCTAGTTGTAACTTATACTCTAGCAGGTATTCCTTGGCTAAATGTAAAAGGTGCGGCTTTAGGAACAGTAACTGCTTACACAGTTGCAACTATATTAAACTTTATTGCGGTTAAAAAGTATACAAAGGTTAAGTTCGAATTTGTTCAATTTGCATTAAAGCCTATTATTTCTGTAGGTATTATGGGGGTAGTTGTGTATTTAGCCTACAGCATTGTATATCCTATATTAGGAAACACTCTATCTACTGCTATTTCCATTGCTGTAGGTGGTACAATTTACGGATTAATGCTTCTTATTACGGGAACAATTGTAGAAGAGGACTTTGCTCTTTTACCTAAAGGGGATAAGTTAGCTAAGGTTCTTAGAAAAGCTAAGTTGCTTAAATAGACTTTTTAAATTTAAAAAATTTACTATCTGAGTAAAGTTATTCAAAAGTAACATAAAGAAGAGAGGGTTGACATGGGCAAAATTACAATAGTAGGATTAGGTCCAGGGGGAAAAGAACACTTAACTATAGCTATATATGAAGCAATGAAAAAACATAATAATATATATTTGCGTACAGAAAAACATCCGGTAGTTTCATATTTAAATCAAGAAGGTATAAATTTCAAAACATTTGATTATGCTTATGATATATACGAGGATTTTCACGAAGTTTATGAACATATAGCTAGTAGGGTACTAGAAGAAGCTAAAAAAGGAGATATACTATATGCAGTACCAGGACATCCCTACGTGGCAGAAAGTACAGTACAGCTAATTGTAGAAGGATGTAAGAGGGAAGGAATAGAGAGAGTAGTATATCCAGCTATGAGCTTTGTAGATGCTATGTTTATGGCATTAGAAATAGATCCTGTAGATGGATTCCAATTAGTAGATGGCCTTCAGCTTGAGGAGCAAAAGCCAGATCCTAATATGGATAATATAATTACACAAGTGTATGATCCTTTTATCGCATCAGAAATAAAACTAAAGTTAATGAACCACTATGATGACGAGCAAGAAATATATGTTGTAAAGGCTGCAGGAGTACCCGATTTACAAAAAATAGTAAAAATTCCCCTTTTTGAACTGGATAGACTAGACTGGATAGACTATTTAACAACTATTTTTATAAAAAAGGTTGAAAACTGCGAAAAAAAATATTACAATATGAATAATTTAGTACAAATAATGGAAAGATTAAGAAGTAAAGAGGGATGCCCTTGGGATATAAAGCAGACACATCAAAGCCTAAAGCCTTATTTAATAGAAGAAAGCAATGAAGTATTAGAGGCTATAGACGAAGAAGATGATAGTTCTTTAGAAGAAGAGCTAGGGGATGTGCTTTTGCAGGTAATTTTTCATAGTCAAATAGCCAAGGAAAGAGGAGCATTTCAAATAGAGGATGTGATTCGAGGAATATGTGAAAAATTGATCTTTAGACACCCCCATGTTTTTGGTGGACAAAGTGCAGATACTGTAGAAGATGTTGCAAAAATATGGGCAGAGCAAAAGATGAAGGAAAAACATATGAAAAACAAATAAAAAATAGATAAAATGGTAGTGATTTAAGATTTTTTTCAAAAAAATGATGGTAATTCAACAAAAAAGAAGGAATTTTAAAATTAAGATAGAATAAAACTATACGTATTATAAAATTAAGGAGGAATTACAAATGAATAAAGCTGAATTAGTTGCTAAAATGGCGGAGAAAGCTCAATTAACAAAGAAAGATACAGAACTTGCTTTAAATGCATTTATGGAAAGTGTAGAAGAGGCATTAGCATCTGGAGATAAAGTACAACTAGTAGGTTTTGGTACATTCGAAGTTAGAGAAAGAAAACCAAGACAAGGAAGAAACCCAAGAAACCCAGAGCAAATCATTGAAATCCCAGCTTCAAAAGCACCTGTATTTAAAGCAGGAAAAACTCTTAAAGAGCAAATGAACAAATAAGTTAAAGCAAAGATAACACATACACGCTTCTAACTTTACATATTATACATATAGTGAAAGAAAACGTGTGCTAAGCAACCTCTTGACAATACTTTATTGTTACGGAGGTTGCTTTTGTATTATCAAATTATTTTTGGTATTATAGAAAATCATGTTCTGTTGTATATTTATCGCTTAATATATATAATATTTATAATAGAAAAATCGTATAAAGGAGAAAATATTAAATGAGATTAGATAAATATTTAAAAAACTCAAGAATTATTAAAAGAAGAACTATAGCTAAAGAAGCCTGCGAAGGTGGTAGAGTGTCTATTAATGGTAAAGTAGCTAAGCCTAGTATGGAGGTTGAGGTAGGAGACATCATTGAAATTAGATTTGGAGATAAAACCTTAAAGGCAGAGATTACTAATATTGCTGAACATGTAACCAAGGATTCAGCTAAGGAAATGTTTGTTATTATTGATTAAATATTTTTAAAAAGTAGTAAGCTTGTATATATATATATTCCTCGCAACATACTAACCATATAGTAAATGTTGAGGAGGATTTGTATGCAAATATATAAAAAATTAAGTTTAGCATTAACTATTTTATTACTTATAGTTTCATCCGTTGCATGTCAGCCAGCAAAAAAACCAGGAGAAAAAGGAAGAACACCTGGGAAAATACAAAATGTAGAAGATAATGTTAAGAAACCTCCTATTCCAGAGTCCATTAATCAAGGCGAAGGAAAGGAACCTCGACTTAAGGTATATCTTACTGAGGGTCAAAAAATTAAGGAAATGAAATTTGAAGACTATGTTGTTGGAGTACTGGCTGGAGAAATGAGTAATAATTTCCCGGCTGAAGCTTTAGAAGCTCAAGCCATATTAGCAAGAACCTTCGTTATGGAGTTTATTACAGAAAAGGGGCAATCTAAATATGAAGGTGCCCATGTTTCTACAGATATAGAAGAAGCTCAGGCTTGGAATGCGGGAGAAGTGAATGAAAGAATAATAAAAGCTGTTGCAAATACTAGGGGACAAGTGCTATTAGCTGATGGTGAGTATGTTAAGGCATGGTTTCATGCCCATGCTGGAGGAATGACAGCCGCTGCTAAAGAAGGACTAGGATATGAAGGTGCAGAACCTCCCTATATTCAAGTAGTTAAATCCCCAGATTCTCCAGAAGCTCCACCAGAAGATGCTAGCTGGACAGCTACATTTACCAAAGGACAAATAAAAGAGGCTATGCAAAAAATAGGAAAAACCCCAGGAGATTTTAATAGTATAGAGGTAGTAAATAGAGGACCTTCAGGTAGGGCTACAGAATTAAAAATAGGAAATGAAACAGTACAAGCAGCTGGATTTAGAGTAGCATTAGATAGTACTAAAATGAAATCAACTAAGCTAGAATCCATAAAAGTAACAGGAGATAAAGTAACTATGAAGGGCATAGGCTATGGCCATGGAGTAGGCCTGAGTCAATGGGGTGCTTATAATATGGCTAAAGAAGGTAAAAAGGCAGAAGACATTATTAATCATTACTTTAAAAATGTACAAATAGTTAAACTTTGGGAGTAGTTGTTCTAACTTACCATTTCCATTCATAAATAATAAGTAAAAGGACTAAGAATGGGAAGGTGAGTGCATTGGAAGAAAGAAGATCGAATAAATCTCGAAACCATAGTATAATATTAGAAAACAGAGAAAAACTTAGCGTTTCAGGTGTAGAACACGTTAACAACTTTAATAGTGAAATGATAATACTAGAAACCGTAGCAGGAGTGTTAACTATTAAAGGAGAAGAATTAGATGTTAATAAGCTAAACGTAGAGGATGGAAATGTATCAATTAGTGGTACAGTATATTCCATAGGCTATAGTGATAGAGAAAGCTTTGGAGCAAAGGGAGCAGGATTTTTAGGAAAAATGTTTAGATAACTATCGGGTTAATCCTGATAGTTATTTTTAATTGCTTAGGAAATTTAAGTCCGACATGAAACATTGCTAAAGCAATAGGGCAATTTTGTTGTCACCTGACAAGTTGTAGTCACATAATATATATATATCAAGTAAAATAAACTTGTTCGGGGTGATAAAATTGACTATATATTCAATATTACAAGAGAGCTATATATTACTTGCTACTATCTATGGAGGTATACTAATAGGGTTTATGTACGATATATATCGTATATTTAGAGGATTATTTCGGCCTAAAAAAATGGCTACCATGATACAGGATCTAATATTTTGGTGCATTATTTCCATTGTGGCATTTTACGTACTTATATTTAGTAACCAAGGAGCGATACGCTTTTACAACTTTTTAGGATTTATACTTGGATCAATTTTTTATCAAGGTTTATTAAGTAAATTGATAATAAAAAGTTTAGTATTTTTATTAAAAACTATAAAAAATTTTATATATGACCTTTATCAGGTCCTTAAATATCCATTCGATGTCGTACTATGTCTAATAACAGGACCTTGTTCTTATTGTAAAACAAAGGCAAAACCAGTATACTATAAAGCAAGAAGAGTTGGAAGATTGCCAGCTAATATTATTAAGGATACTAAAAAAACACTTGCAACATACTTTAAAAAGAAATAGTATAGGAGGAGGCATCTTTATGGCAAAATCTAAAAGGAGAAGAAACTATGGCAAACTTATAATTAGGGTAATATTTGTTTTTGCTATTTTCTATGTTACTTCTACCTTTTATGATCAGTATAAAGAGATGAAATATTTAAATGCCCGCGAAGAAGCCTTAACAGGAAACCTTAAAGTATTACAAAAAGACATTAAGTCCCTTAATGATCAGATAGAAAACAGCAACACAGATGAGTATATAGAGAAGATTGCCCGAGAACATTTAAAGATGGTAAAAAAGGATGAGATGATTTTCATAGATTTGGGAAAAGCAGTTAAATAAAAAGGTGTATACCTTTTTACAACTCTATGATATAATATATTTCGAATATACACGTATTTTGAAGGAGGATTTTATATTTATGCCGGCACAGGTAGGAGCTATATTAGATGGCACGGTTTCAGGTATTACAAACTTCGGTGCCTTTATTGATCTAGGAGAAGGAAAAACAGGACTGGTTCATATTTCTGAAGTAGCAGATGACTATGTAAAAAATATTCATGACTACTTAAAGACCCAGCAAAAAGTTAGAGTAAAGGTATTATCCATTGAATCCAATGGTAAAATTAGCTTGTCTATCAAACAGGCAGCTTTACCAAAAAAGAAAAGCATAAAGCCTGCAACAGTGGATTGGAATAATCCTACAGAAAAACAACCCGTAATGTCCTTTGAAGATAAACTAAGTAGGTTTTTAAAAGATAGCGAAGAAAAAATGTCTTCAATCAAATCAAAGGGTAAAGACGGTAGACGTGGCAACGGCTATAGTGGTAAAAAATTAAGAGACTAGTAAATTCAGCCAGGGCAAACCCCTGGCTTTTTAGTATTTAAGAGATAAGTTAAAAAGGAGAATATTTATGAATAAATACGCTACTATAGATATAGGAACTAATTCTATGAGACTACTATTAGCTAATGTTGAAGCTGGAAAAATAATAAGTAGATCAAAATACATAAACCCAACTCGTATAGGTAGCTCAGTAGATAAAGATAAATTAATAAGCGAAGAAGGAATGAGTAGAAATGTAGAAGCCCTTTATGATTTTACTCAGAAAGCAAAAGATTTTGGAGCGGAAAAAATATTGGTAATCGCAACTAGTGCAGTTAGAGATGCAACAAATGGTAAAGAATTTATACAAAGAGCCTACGAAAAAACAGGGGTTAACATAGAAATAATAAGTGGGGAAGAAGAAGCAGCGCTTGGATACCAAGGAGTAGCAATGGGGCTAAAGTCCAAGACAGGCAAACAAGTAGTAATAGATATAGGTGGAGGCAGTACAGAGCTTATATTAGGCGAAGGCAATGCTCTTAAAAAAACCATAAGCCTAAATGTAGGGGCAGTACGTATGACAGAAAGGTATATTACAACAGATCCAATTAGTAAAGAGCAATACGAAGAAATGGAAGTGGCTATATATGAAATAGTAAAGGAAGTAGTAGAAGAAATTAAAAAAGATAACCCAAATACAATAGTCGGTATAGGAGGTACTATAACAACCCTTGCTGCACTACATCAGCAGTTAGACCCATACCATATGGATAAAGTACATAACTACAAGTTAACATTAAAGGATATAAGAACATTAAAAGAAAAATTACTAAACTTAACAGTAGAGGAAATAAAACAACTAAAAGGTATCCATCATAAAAGAGCAGACATAATTGTAGCAGGGGTCACTATTCTAAATGTAATAATGGATAACTTAAATATATATGAAATTACAGTTAGCGAATATGACAACTTAGAAGGATTACTTTTCCCTATTAGATAACAGGTATCGTCAAATAAACAGCAGGGTAAAACTAAAAACAATACATATAGTATATATAACATGTCCTACATACCACATATTTGAAGCAATTTGTCAAAAACCATATGATAATTGTCAAAAACTTTTTAGAGCTAGTCCACTAATGTTGACAAAAGTTTTAAAACATATTTGGTACACTTTCTATAAGAAATCAAAATAGGAAGGTGTTAATAATATGGCGGACAAACCAACAATACTCCCGTACCAAAGAAGCTATGTAGAACTAGAAAGTGTAAAACCCATAGGCAAAATAAAAACTATGCCCTTATCTAGTATTAATGTAAATATTGTTTTCCTACATCTAGTAGCCTTCTTACTAGGAAGAGCAGGAATACTACAGGGACTAACACCCTTTGGTATAGCCTTTTTTACAGCCCTTAGTCAAAGAGATCGGAAATATGGACTTTTAGGAATAACTACATTTTTAGGAATAGTTACAGTCCAAGGGCTTTCCAGTAGTATACCATACGGATTTGCACTGGCAGTAATATATTGCCTGTTTCAATACGTACTAGATTTAAGAAAAACAAAAATTTTTAAAGCATCATTAGTAGGGGCAGGCGCCTATCT encodes:
- a CDS encoding FtsB family cell division protein, with amino-acid sequence MAKSKRRRNYGKLIIRVIFVFAIFYVTSTFYDQYKEMKYLNAREEALTGNLKVLQKDIKSLNDQIENSNTDEYIEKIAREHLKMVKKDEMIFIDLGKAVK
- a CDS encoding Ppx/GppA phosphatase family protein; protein product: MNKYATIDIGTNSMRLLLANVEAGKIISRSKYINPTRIGSSVDKDKLISEEGMSRNVEALYDFTQKAKDFGAEKILVIATSAVRDATNGKEFIQRAYEKTGVNIEIISGEEEAALGYQGVAMGLKSKTGKQVVIDIGGGSTELILGEGNALKKTISLNVGAVRMTERYITTDPISKEQYEEMEVAIYEIVKEVVEEIKKDNPNTIVGIGGTITTLAALHQQLDPYHMDKVHNYKLTLKDIRTLKEKLLNLTVEEIKQLKGIHHKRADIIVAGVTILNVIMDNLNIYEITVSEYDNLEGLLFPIR
- a CDS encoding RNA-binding S4 domain-containing protein, with amino-acid sequence MRLDKYLKNSRIIKRRTIAKEACEGGRVSINGKVAKPSMEVEVGDIIEIRFGDKTLKAEITNIAEHVTKDSAKEMFVIID
- the yabQ gene encoding spore cortex biosynthesis protein YabQ — its product is MIKLTIYSILQESYILLATIYGGILIGFMYDIYRIFRGLFRPKKMATMIQDLIFWCIISIVAFYVLIFSNQGAIRFYNFLGFILGSIFYQGLLSKLIIKSLVFLLKTIKNFIYDLYQVLKYPFDVVLCLITGPCSYCKTKAKPVYYKARRVGRLPANIIKDTKKTLATYFKKK
- the yabP gene encoding sporulation protein YabP, with product MSALEERRSNKSRNHSIILENREKLSVSGVEHVNNFNSEMIILETVAGVLTIKGEELDVNKLNVEDGNVSISGTVYSIGYSDRESFGAKGAGFLGKMFR
- a CDS encoding SpoIID/LytB domain-containing protein codes for the protein MQIYKKLSLALTILLLIVSSVACQPAKKPGEKGRTPGKIQNVEDNVKKPPIPESINQGEGKEPRLKVYLTEGQKIKEMKFEDYVVGVLAGEMSNNFPAEALEAQAILARTFVMEFITEKGQSKYEGAHVSTDIEEAQAWNAGEVNERIIKAVANTRGQVLLADGEYVKAWFHAHAGGMTAAAKEGLGYEGAEPPYIQVVKSPDSPEAPPEDASWTATFTKGQIKEAMQKIGKTPGDFNSIEVVNRGPSGRATELKIGNETVQAAGFRVALDSTKMKSTKLESIKVTGDKVTMKGIGYGHGVGLSQWGAYNMAKEGKKAEDIINHYFKNVQIVKLWE
- a CDS encoding S1 domain-containing RNA-binding protein: MPAQVGAILDGTVSGITNFGAFIDLGEGKTGLVHISEVADDYVKNIHDYLKTQQKVRVKVLSIESNGKISLSIKQAALPKKKSIKPATVDWNNPTEKQPVMSFEDKLSRFLKDSEEKMSSIKSKGKDGRRGNGYSGKKLRD
- a CDS encoding HU family DNA-binding protein — translated: MKEELQMNKAELVAKMAEKAQLTKKDTELALNAFMESVEEALASGDKVQLVGFGTFEVRERKPRQGRNPRNPEQIIEIPASKAPVFKAGKTLKEQMNK